From the genome of Spinacia oleracea cultivar Varoflay chromosome 2, BTI_SOV_V1, whole genome shotgun sequence, one region includes:
- the LOC110799474 gene encoding branched-chain-amino-acid aminotransferase 2, chloroplastic-like codes for MAHAATSSPISSALSHARSENGYTEIDWDKLGFGLTPTDYMYVMKCSRDEEFTEGQLIPYGNIELSPAACVLNYGQGLFEGLKAMRRENGKLVLFRADQNALRMRIGAERVCMPSPSVDQFIDAVKQTALANKRWIPPPGKGSLYLRPLLLGTGAVLGVAPAPEYTFLIYASPVRNYFKEGNAALNLYVEDQFDRASRGGAGGVKSITNYAPGLKPLERAKKNGYSDVLYLDSESGKYIEEVSTCNIFVVKDSIISTPPTKGTILPGVTRKSIVEIALENGFKVEERQIAVEELLEADEAFCTGTAVVMVPVGSVTYKGKRVDYQATNANSMCKRLMSLYSGIQNGLIEDKKGWIIEIN; via the exons ATGGCGCACGCGGCAACATCATCTCCAATTTCTTCTGCCTTAAG CCATGCTCGTAGTGAGAATGGCTACACAGAAATTGACTGGGACAAGTTAGGATTCGGGCTAACGCCCACGGATTACATGTACGTGATGAAATGCTCAAGAGACGAGGAGTTTACGGAGGGGCAGCTAATTCCATATGGGAACATTGAGTTGAGTCCTGCAGCTTGTGTATTGAACTATGGCCAG GGTTTATTTGAAGGATTGAAGGCAATGAGAAGAGAAAATGGGAAGCTTGTTTTATTCCGAGCTGATCAAAATGCCTTACGCATGAGAATAGGCGCGGAAAGAGTGTGTATGCCTTCCCCGTCTGTTGATCAGTTCATTGATGCAGTCAAGCAGACTGCTCTTGCTAATAAGCGCTGG ATTCCTCCACCAGGGAAAGGTTCACTATACCTTAGACCTTTGCTCCTAGGAACAGGTGCTGTACTAGGTGTGGCTCCAGCTCCCGAGTACACATTCCTTATCTATGCTTCTCCAGTTCGCAACTACTTTAAG GAAGGGAACGCGGCATTAAACTTGTATGTGGAGGATCAATTTGACCGTGCTTCTCGTGGTGGTGCTGGGGGTGTGAAATCAATAACCAACTATGCGCCA GGTTTGAAACCATTGGAAAGAGCAAAGAAAAATGGATATTCGGATGTGCTGTATCTTGATTCCGAAAGCGGGAAATATATAGAGGAGGTTTCTACTTGTAATATATTTGTTGTTAAG GACAGTATAATCTCAACTCCACCAACCAAAGGTACAATTCTCCCTGGTGTAACAAGGAAAAGTATCGTCGAAATTGCTCTAGAAAACGGTTTCAAG GTTGAGGAACGACAGATTGCGGTGGAGGAATTACTCGAAGCAGATGAAGCTTTCTGCACCGGAACTGCTGTTGTGATGGTTCCTGTAGGTAGCGTTACATACAAAGGAAAAAG GGTAGATTACCAGGCAACAAACGCCAATTCAATGTGTAAGAGGTTGATGTCATTATATTCTGGGATTCAAAATGGTCTGATTGAAGACAAGAAGGGTTGGATTATTGAAATTAACTAG